In one Helicobacter ibis genomic region, the following are encoded:
- the mqnP gene encoding menaquinone biosynthesis prenyltransferase MqnP: MLQKIKDFKELVMFEHSIFSLPFIFIAMITAQNGWFGFKLLIFGIIATLSARNFAMAFNRYADRKFDITNPRTQNRPSVDGRISPNGMLIFILVNAIIFVLIGYFINPLCFYISFPILIVLASYSLMKRFTSMAHLMLGLSLGLAPIAGVIAVLGYVPLWSVYLCLGVLFWVAGFDLLYSLQDIAHDKKEGLYSIPSIFGAQKAILISRIFHVFTIIFWGLFIYNANLGLYMYIGLLISMIALTYEHYLVRKDFNNIPKAFFVVNGYLGIVFLIFCIIDLIL, encoded by the coding sequence ATGCTACAAAAAATAAAAGACTTTAAAGAGCTTGTAATGTTTGAGCATAGCATTTTTTCACTACCATTTATTTTCATTGCTATGATCACTGCACAAAATGGTTGGTTTGGATTCAAACTGCTTATATTTGGGATTATAGCCACATTAAGTGCCAGAAATTTTGCTATGGCATTTAATAGATATGCTGATAGGAAATTTGATATAACAAATCCACGCACACAAAATAGACCAAGTGTAGATGGCAGAATCTCACCTAATGGAATGCTAATTTTTATCTTGGTTAATGCGATAATTTTTGTGCTTATAGGATATTTTATAAATCCTCTGTGTTTTTATATTTCTTTTCCTATTTTAATAGTCCTTGCTAGTTATTCTTTAATGAAGAGATTTACATCAATGGCACATTTAATGCTAGGATTATCACTAGGATTAGCACCTATTGCTGGGGTGATTGCGGTTTTAGGATATGTGCCACTTTGGAGTGTGTATTTATGTCTTGGTGTGCTATTTTGGGTAGCTGGTTTTGATTTATTATATTCTCTACAAGATATAGCACATGATAAGAAAGAAGGTTTATATTCAATACCTAGCATATTTGGGGCTCAAAAAGCAATTTTAATTTCACGAATCTTCCATGTCTTTACAATAATATTTTGGGGTCTTTTTATTTATAATGCAAACTTAGGATTATATATGTATATTGGACTTTTAATATCTATGATTGCATTAACTTATGAGCATTATTTGGTGAGAAAAGACTTTAATAATATACCAAAGGCGTTTTTTGTTGTTAATGGTTATTTGGGTATTGTATTTTTAATATTCTGCATAATTGATTTGATTCTTTAA
- the rbfA gene encoding 30S ribosome-binding factor RbfA encodes MKSIKLQRTESLLKEIVGIALSQLNDTRLSSLNVVDVQCSKGKYNAQVFLSADYDEKEQIEILQQLKKANGIIKEYCLEETGWFRCPDFKFIFDNTLEQQNKLESIFQQIKSENDDKQ; translated from the coding sequence TTGAAAAGCATAAAACTCCAACGCACAGAATCTCTACTAAAAGAAATAGTAGGGATAGCACTATCGCAACTAAATGATACAAGGCTAAGCTCTCTAAATGTAGTAGATGTGCAATGCTCTAAAGGCAAGTATAATGCACAAGTCTTCTTAAGTGCAGACTATGACGAAAAAGAACAAATAGAAATACTGCAACAACTAAAAAAAGCAAATGGGATCATAAAAGAGTATTGTCTTGAAGAGACTGGCTGGTTTAGGTGTCCGGATTTTAAGTTTATATTTGATAACACACTAGAACAACAAAACAAATTAGAATCTATATTTCAACAAATAAAGAGTGAAAATGATGATAAGCAATGA
- the thrB gene encoding homoserine kinase, which translates to MQFKIPATSANLGPGFDTLGLALGLYNKITIKPAKIQSIHVEGEGTKNTKIRVDNAFVKIFNEQLRRLKIEKQNFKFTFENSIPISRGLGSSSAVIVGAISAAFKIAKKAINKEEILNIALYYESHPDNITPALVGGFNVCMLMHRQVRFINKKLPNTIKAVIAIPQQSISTHHSRQTLPKRYSQKDAIFNISHSTYLASAFFEERWDLLREASMDRFHQFYRMKQVPILFDLQKTALNNGALMSTLSGSGSTFFNLCYSDDADRLHAVLENKFKNIKILTLPFDNNGVSFEEF; encoded by the coding sequence ATGCAGTTTAAAATACCAGCAACAAGTGCGAATCTAGGACCTGGCTTTGATACTTTAGGATTAGCTTTAGGGCTTTATAATAAAATAACAATAAAACCAGCCAAGATTCAAAGCATACATGTAGAAGGCGAAGGCACAAAAAACACCAAAATAAGAGTTGATAACGCATTTGTCAAAATATTTAACGAACAGCTAAGAAGGCTAAAAATTGAAAAACAAAACTTCAAATTCACATTTGAAAATTCTATTCCTATCTCAAGAGGGCTAGGTAGCAGTTCTGCAGTTATAGTCGGTGCTATTAGTGCGGCCTTTAAAATTGCCAAAAAAGCAATAAATAAAGAAGAGATTCTAAATATAGCACTATATTACGAATCTCACCCAGATAATATCACTCCAGCACTTGTTGGAGGATTTAATGTATGTATGCTAATGCATAGACAAGTAAGATTTATAAACAAAAAATTACCAAATACAATAAAAGCCGTAATTGCAATCCCACAACAATCAATCTCAACACACCATTCAAGACAAACACTGCCAAAGAGATACTCGCAAAAAGATGCTATTTTCAACATATCGCATTCGACATATCTTGCTAGTGCCTTTTTTGAAGAAAGGTGGGATTTATTAAGAGAAGCAAGTATGGATAGATTCCACCAATTTTACAGAATGAAGCAAGTGCCAATCTTATTTGATTTACAAAAGACTGCACTAAATAATGGTGCTTTGATGAGCACACTATCAGGAAGCGGTTCTACATTTTTTAATTTATGTTATAGCGATGATGCAGATAGACTACATGCCGTGTTAGAAAATAAATTCAAAAACATAAAGATTCTAACACTTCCATTTGATAACAATGGCGTATCCTTTGAAGAATTTTAA
- a CDS encoding DUF502 domain-containing protein, which translates to MNNFISKVSKGIIAILPFLLLFWIFSFVYDFFEAIFHSVFGITNSNLFITIVIFILSICLLYYIGHLLDKNKEFLLISITEMIIAKIPLVKSIYSGIKEVLNIFSGKGKEGYLGVAYVNVGTMELMGFITKDEGEFFWVFIPTTPNPTSGFIAKISKENIRMSNLSVSDGFKKIISLGVK; encoded by the coding sequence GTGAATAACTTTATCTCTAAAGTTAGTAAAGGCATCATTGCAATACTACCTTTTTTACTATTGTTTTGGATTTTTTCATTTGTCTATGACTTTTTTGAGGCAATTTTCCACTCCGTATTTGGCATTACAAACTCGAATCTTTTTATCACCATAGTGATTTTTATACTTAGCATTTGTCTTTTATACTACATAGGACATTTGCTAGACAAGAATAAGGAATTTTTGCTAATTAGTATAACAGAGATGATAATTGCTAAGATTCCATTGGTAAAGAGTATATATTCAGGCATCAAAGAAGTGTTAAATATCTTCTCTGGCAAGGGCAAAGAAGGGTATCTTGGGGTAGCATATGTAAATGTAGGCACAATGGAGTTAATGGGATTTATAACAAAAGATGAAGGTGAGTTTTTTTGGGTATTTATACCAACAACGCCAAACCCAACTTCAGGATTCATCGCCAAAATAAGCAAAGAAAATATAAGAATGTCCAACCTATCTGTAAGTGATGGATTTAAGAAAATCATCTCTCTAGGCGTAAAGTGA
- the infB gene encoding translation initiation factor IF-2 — protein MDKIRISQIAKELGKTSKEILQKAQELGLEAKTASSAVSATEAEELYNYIISGKLPEGKKKAKKETKEKESTKPKKEKKAKKEEVKQEKPKEEVKETKEKEKEKKPSIPAKKEEVKETKEKENQIKRTGLRIVKKREQEKPSTNNDTKKENPTKTLQDLLGNIDTEDSYKKDKKKKKDKHVNHAKKHSNDYKMDLLDNREFNSTDDDEEEGVILFDLSVQDEVDIDEDENEKKATTDRIRVQRHNPFMEQGSTRRSSRKKAPKVQKIQEAVSGVVKIPEEIRAYEFAEKVGRSIGEVIKILFNLGMMITKNDFLEKDAIEILAEEFGVEIELINTADELDYTQLHDDNDKEEHLITRAPVVTIMGHVDHGKTSLLDYIRNTKVAHGEAGGITQHIGAYTITKNDKEITFIDTPGHEAFSEMRARGASVTDIAIIVIAADDGIKPQTIEALNHAKAAKAPIIIAVNKMDKPDANPDKVKAEAAELGFTPLEWGGEYEFVHISAKTGMGIDDLLETILLQAEIIELKANPNKQARAVVIESSLEKGKGPVATIIVQNGTLNVGDSIIADTAFGRVRAITNNLGENISKITPSGVGVITGLSEVPPAGSILLAVENDTIARDYAQKRAAHLRQKELSHSTKVSFDELSSMVAKGQLKSLPVIIKADTQGSLEAIKGSLDKLQNEEVQVNVIHKGVGGITESDVTLAGASSNCVILGFNVRPTGSVKNKAKELGIEIKTYSIIYSLIDDIKALLGGLLSPVLEEENTGQAEVRETFSIAKVGVIAGCFVTDGVIQRGIKVRLIRNGVVIHTGNIASLKRFKDDAREVQKGFECGIMLESFNDIQIGDVFETFKEVHKQRELD, from the coding sequence ATGGATAAAATCCGTATTAGTCAAATAGCAAAAGAGCTTGGGAAGACAAGCAAAGAAATACTGCAAAAAGCACAGGAATTAGGACTAGAAGCAAAGACGGCGTCAAGTGCTGTTAGTGCAACTGAAGCAGAAGAGTTGTATAACTACATAATATCAGGCAAACTACCAGAAGGCAAAAAAAAGGCTAAAAAAGAGACAAAAGAAAAAGAAAGCACAAAGCCCAAAAAAGAAAAAAAGGCTAAAAAAGAAGAAGTAAAACAAGAAAAGCCAAAAGAAGAAGTAAAAGAAACAAAAGAGAAAGAAAAAGAAAAAAAACCATCTATTCCAGCTAAGAAAGAAGAAGTAAAAGAAACAAAAGAGAAAGAAAACCAAATAAAAAGAACTGGCTTAAGAATCGTCAAAAAAAGAGAACAAGAAAAGCCAAGCACAAATAACGATACAAAAAAAGAAAACCCAACAAAAACTCTACAAGACCTACTTGGCAACATAGACACAGAAGATTCTTACAAAAAAGACAAAAAAAAGAAAAAAGACAAGCATGTAAATCACGCCAAAAAACATAGCAATGATTACAAAATGGACTTGCTAGATAATAGAGAATTTAATTCAACTGATGACGATGAAGAAGAAGGCGTTATACTCTTTGATCTAAGCGTTCAAGATGAAGTAGATATAGATGAAGATGAAAATGAAAAGAAAGCAACAACCGATAGAATAAGGGTGCAACGGCACAATCCTTTCATGGAGCAAGGTAGCACAAGGCGTTCTAGCAGAAAAAAAGCACCAAAAGTGCAAAAAATCCAAGAAGCAGTAAGCGGTGTGGTAAAAATCCCAGAAGAGATTCGCGCATATGAATTTGCAGAAAAAGTAGGCAGAAGCATAGGAGAGGTAATAAAAATACTCTTCAACCTTGGAATGATGATAACCAAAAATGACTTCCTAGAAAAAGATGCAATAGAGATTCTAGCAGAAGAGTTTGGTGTTGAAATCGAGCTTATAAATACTGCTGATGAGCTTGATTATACACAGCTACATGATGATAATGATAAAGAAGAGCACCTAATTACAAGAGCACCTGTCGTTACAATAATGGGACATGTAGATCATGGTAAAACTTCACTGCTTGATTATATAAGAAACACAAAAGTAGCACATGGTGAAGCTGGTGGAATCACACAGCACATAGGTGCATATACAATCACAAAAAATGACAAAGAAATCACCTTTATTGACACTCCCGGACACGAAGCATTTAGCGAAATGAGGGCTAGAGGTGCTTCTGTAACAGATATAGCAATAATAGTAATAGCAGCAGATGATGGCATAAAACCACAAACCATAGAAGCACTAAACCATGCAAAAGCTGCAAAAGCACCTATTATAATAGCAGTAAATAAAATGGATAAGCCAGATGCAAATCCCGATAAGGTAAAAGCAGAAGCCGCAGAGTTAGGATTCACACCTTTAGAATGGGGTGGAGAATATGAGTTTGTGCATATTTCTGCTAAAACTGGTATGGGTATTGATGACTTATTAGAAACTATCTTGCTTCAAGCAGAGATAATAGAGCTAAAAGCAAATCCAAACAAGCAAGCAAGAGCAGTAGTCATTGAAAGTAGTCTAGAAAAAGGCAAAGGACCAGTAGCAACAATAATCGTGCAAAATGGAACTTTAAATGTTGGAGATAGCATTATTGCAGATACTGCATTTGGTAGGGTTAGAGCAATTACAAACAATCTTGGAGAAAATATAAGCAAAATAACTCCTTCTGGTGTTGGAGTAATAACTGGTCTTAGCGAAGTGCCTCCTGCTGGTTCTATACTTCTAGCAGTGGAAAACGATACAATAGCAAGGGATTATGCACAAAAAAGAGCAGCTCACTTGCGACAAAAAGAACTATCGCACTCAACTAAAGTATCTTTTGATGAACTAAGCTCAATGGTTGCAAAAGGTCAGCTAAAAAGCCTACCTGTTATTATAAAAGCTGATACACAAGGAAGTTTAGAGGCAATAAAAGGAAGTTTAGACAAGCTTCAAAACGAAGAAGTGCAAGTAAATGTGATTCATAAAGGTGTAGGAGGAATCACAGAGAGTGATGTTACGCTAGCTGGTGCTAGTAGTAATTGTGTGATTTTAGGATTCAATGTTCGTCCAACTGGAAGCGTGAAAAATAAAGCCAAAGAATTGGGCATTGAAATTAAGACATATTCGATTATTTATTCATTAATCGATGATATTAAGGCATTGCTTGGCGGATTACTATCTCCTGTGCTAGAAGAAGAAAACACCGGTCAAGCAGAAGTAAGAGAGACATTTAGCATAGCTAAAGTTGGCGTTATTGCTGGGTGCTTTGTAACTGATGGAGTAATCCAAAGAGGTATAAAAGTTAGGCTAATTAGAAATGGTGTTGTAATACACACTGGCAATATAGCATCGCTAAAGAGATTCAAAGATGACGCAAGAGAAGTTCAAAAAGGCTTTGAATGCGGAATTATGCTAGAGAGTTTCAATGATATACAAATAGGCGATGTATTTGAGACATTCAAAGAAGTGCATAAACAAAGAGAGTTAGATTGA
- a CDS encoding ribosome maturation factor RimP, with translation MMISNELEAKIENLIKSLECELYGIDILKENDSKILRIYITKSPQVTLDDCKEVSLVLSPLLDVELENYDNYFLEVSSPGIERVLKTMVHFKGAIGEMVKIKTINKHEYKGKLIKVEAESLVIEDGTKIEIQDIKKAQTFFIW, from the coding sequence ATGATGATAAGCAATGAATTAGAAGCAAAAATAGAAAATCTCATAAAGTCACTAGAGTGTGAATTGTATGGAATTGACATTCTAAAAGAAAATGATAGCAAAATACTAAGAATCTATATTACAAAATCACCACAAGTAACGCTAGATGACTGCAAAGAAGTAAGTCTTGTGCTATCACCACTTTTAGATGTTGAATTAGAAAATTATGACAATTATTTCTTAGAAGTTAGCTCACCGGGGATTGAAAGAGTGCTAAAGACAATGGTGCACTTCAAAGGTGCAATAGGCGAAATGGTAAAAATAAAGACAATTAATAAGCACGAATATAAAGGCAAACTAATAAAAGTAGAAGCAGAATCTTTAGTTATAGAAGATGGAACAAAAATAGAGATTCAAGACATAAAAAAAGCACAAACATTTTTCATATGGTAG
- the hemW gene encoding radical SAM family heme chaperone HemW, with amino-acid sequence MEIALYIHIPFCDSKCGYCAFNSKINKNHLKESYMRFLRDTLRSKLQQENYKITSVYIGGGTPSVVDYNLYNGIFETFNPYLIENSEINIEANPNSCTKEWIFHLKNLGVNRLSLGVQSFYKEKLEFLERDHSRDSIFHALDFATSAGLSNISIDLIYGTPLCVRETLEDEVKIASKLHINHISAYQLSIDSGSRFFTQNKKEFIGEFCGFDSMGHFVRSLLEKSGFKQYEVSNYGRVINDSYYKSQHNLAYWRGADYLGVGAGAVSCLKGTRYYEESKIESFIKGTPPRVENLSIEDIALERLFLGFRSLVGVDCKFLDSKKCELLLQENKVYKNGNKIIASDYFLGDELALFFS; translated from the coding sequence TTGGAAATTGCACTTTATATTCATATACCATTTTGCGATAGTAAATGTGGCTATTGTGCCTTTAATTCAAAAATAAATAAAAATCATCTAAAAGAATCTTATATGAGATTCTTGCGAGATACTCTAAGATCTAAACTACAACAAGAAAACTACAAAATTACATCTGTTTATATTGGTGGTGGGACGCCTAGTGTTGTTGATTATAATTTATACAATGGAATCTTTGAGACTTTTAATCCATATCTTATAGAAAATAGTGAGATAAACATAGAGGCAAATCCAAATTCATGCACTAAAGAGTGGATATTTCACCTAAAAAATCTTGGAGTAAATAGGCTTAGCCTTGGTGTGCAGAGTTTTTATAAAGAAAAGTTAGAGTTTTTGGAGAGAGATCATAGTAGAGATTCTATTTTTCATGCTTTAGACTTTGCTACTAGTGCAGGATTAAGCAATATTAGTATTGATTTAATTTATGGCACTCCACTTTGTGTTAGAGAAACTTTAGAAGATGAAGTGAAAATAGCCTCCAAACTACATATTAATCACATTTCAGCATATCAGTTAAGCATAGATTCTGGAAGTAGGTTTTTTACTCAAAACAAAAAAGAGTTTATAGGGGAGTTTTGCGGATTTGATAGTATGGGACATTTTGTTAGAAGTCTCTTAGAGAAATCAGGCTTTAAACAATATGAAGTTAGCAACTATGGGAGGGTTATTAATGATTCATATTATAAAAGTCAGCATAATTTAGCATATTGGCGTGGTGCTGATTATTTAGGGGTTGGTGCTGGTGCTGTATCATGTCTAAAAGGCACTAGATATTATGAGGAATCCAAAATAGAATCATTTATAAAAGGCACACCTCCAAGAGTGGAAAATCTAAGCATAGAAGATATAGCCTTAGAGAGGTTATTTTTGGGATTTCGCTCTTTAGTTGGGGTTGATTGTAAGTTTTTAGATTCTAAAAAGTGTGAATTGCTATTGCAAGAAAATAAAGTTTATAAAAATGGTAACAAAATTATTGCAAGTGATTATTTTTTGGGAGATGAGTTAGCATTATTTTTTAGCTAA
- a CDS encoding DUF448 domain-containing protein — MSNPTRMCIKCRNRLLQCELIRLQYINSKLIKFSGFGRSFYICHTCKESKNTSDILLRVCKIDKKYKDQINQELKELLIYG; from the coding sequence ATGTCAAACCCTACTAGAATGTGTATAAAGTGCAGAAATAGATTGTTACAATGTGAGCTAATTCGCCTTCAATATATAAATTCAAAACTGATAAAGTTTAGCGGTTTTGGTAGAAGTTTTTACATATGCCACACTTGTAAAGAATCTAAAAATACTTCAGATATTTTGCTTAGGGTTTGCAAAATTGACAAAAAATACAAAGACCAAATAAACCAAGAATTAAAGGAGTTGTTAATATATGGATAA
- the ribD gene encoding bifunctional diaminohydroxyphosphoribosylaminopyrimidine deaminase/5-amino-6-(5-phosphoribosylamino)uracil reductase RibD, translating to MVDDSFYLNLAINRAWEYQCITIPNPAVGALVIDKNGQILSIQAHKEVGTPHAEVLALKESYIKLTNDNKIENITDSAEIHKYLLKNAKSIFNDITMYVTLSPCTHVGKTPSCANLLKELKVKKIIIGSEDINKNAQGGGELLEQNGIEVIYAYKQQKMQKVALKAKELLLPFISLQSKDSFVLFKYASRLNGSIDGGRISNESSQIFMHNIRTKVDNLLISGKTIMLDNPTLDCRYATLDNKKAPNITILTRNKNLPQNAPLFHINREITITNTPPKPSGFIMIEGGISMLESLIDMVDMILLFLSPTISQNTLIHTLNLNLKILHTSELDGDLLIWLAKK from the coding sequence ATGGTAGATGATAGCTTTTATTTAAATTTAGCGATAAATAGAGCATGGGAATATCAGTGTATAACTATCCCAAATCCAGCCGTAGGTGCTCTAGTCATAGATAAAAATGGGCAAATACTAAGCATACAAGCACACAAAGAAGTAGGCACACCTCATGCAGAGGTATTAGCCTTAAAAGAATCTTATATAAAACTAACCAACGATAATAAGATAGAAAACATTACAGATTCTGCTGAAATTCACAAATATCTGCTTAAAAATGCAAAATCAATCTTTAATGATATAACAATGTATGTTACACTCTCTCCTTGCACACATGTGGGCAAAACTCCTTCATGTGCAAATCTACTAAAAGAGCTAAAAGTTAAAAAAATCATAATAGGAAGTGAAGATATAAACAAAAATGCACAAGGCGGTGGAGAGCTATTAGAACAAAATGGGATAGAAGTTATATATGCATACAAACAACAAAAAATGCAAAAAGTAGCGCTAAAAGCTAAAGAGTTGCTATTGCCATTTATATCATTACAGAGTAAGGATTCTTTTGTGTTATTTAAGTATGCAAGCAGACTAAATGGTAGCATAGATGGGGGCAGAATAAGCAATGAATCTTCGCAAATATTTATGCACAACATAAGAACCAAAGTAGATAACCTGCTAATCTCTGGTAAAACCATAATGCTAGATAACCCAACACTAGATTGCAGATATGCTACTTTAGATAATAAAAAAGCACCAAACATAACAATTCTAACAAGAAATAAAAATCTCCCACAAAATGCACCATTATTTCACATAAATAGAGAAATTACAATCACAAATACGCCACCAAAGCCAAGTGGGTTTATTATGATAGAAGGTGGCATTAGTATGCTAGAGTCTCTAATAGATATGGTTGATATGATTTTATTGTTTTTAAGCCCTACAATCTCACAAAACACGCTAATACATACACTAAACTTGAATCTAAAGATTCTACATACATCAGAACTTGATGGGGATTTATTAATATGGTTAGCTAAAAAATAA
- a CDS encoding TonB-dependent receptor domain-containing protein, with translation MEMKKLVVCVSLAGILSANVYANEYRLDTSVISATGFEQDVKDAPASISIITKEDLENRPVADIADAIKDVPGVDVSVSKLGTYSFNIRGYGSNYVLVLVDGKRQNSVRGFQGNGFGEADNAYLPPLAMIERIEIIKGPASTLYGGDAVGGVVNIITKKNPSEVTGTISFDTKFQQHPDLYGNYKGINSYLAFPLLKDTLSLSLRGQYKTREKSNLKWPTQTDLSNPNTAYPSHSPGAFDMGNIGTRLNWTINEQNNMYFDAEHYFQKTATNNTSGKSVAVNKKYRKNNLLLNHDGYYHFGTLNTYLQSQTTSEVGSSSIAGNGAVSKGARLDSEVYIAESKAIIPISMGNLGGMSLSAGAQFMYENFVTFASSAGALQGKDQDQTTISPYAEAEYYITDSLILTGGLRYAKSDLFDGEFIPRGYLVYHLTDNITLKGGVAKGYKTPEAKVLTSGEYSLGYYGNPNLKPESSINYELGTIFDFNHYGNVSITAFQTEFRDEISSEMYDYQAMLPNGAECSVDTGCYYSVNRGRNEALGVEVALTSGEYKGFSANVSYTFLDKKYKDGIKNVLGGDRVENAPRHTAILKLNYTSGKLSSYIKATGRYDTLAKSKGGGNRPILGLDKYKDFYVVDLGMSYKLSKSSSISLAINNLFDRDFFVPHEYLNNGNVAYVNSYKDYYEGRNMWINYKFEF, from the coding sequence ATGGAAATGAAAAAACTTGTTGTCTGTGTTTCATTAGCTGGTATTTTATCTGCCAATGTTTATGCAAATGAGTATAGATTAGATACTTCAGTAATTAGTGCTACTGGATTTGAGCAAGATGTAAAAGATGCACCTGCTAGTATATCTATAATCACAAAAGAAGACTTGGAAAATAGACCAGTGGCTGATATTGCAGATGCCATAAAAGATGTTCCAGGGGTTGATGTTAGTGTATCTAAACTTGGAACTTACTCGTTTAATATTAGGGGTTATGGTTCAAACTATGTGCTTGTTTTAGTTGATGGCAAGAGGCAAAATTCAGTTAGAGGATTCCAAGGCAATGGATTTGGAGAAGCTGATAATGCATATTTGCCACCACTAGCTATGATTGAGAGAATAGAGATTATAAAGGGTCCTGCTTCTACTTTGTATGGTGGAGATGCTGTAGGTGGTGTGGTAAATATAATCACAAAGAAGAATCCAAGTGAAGTAACAGGGACAATTTCATTTGATACAAAGTTTCAACAGCACCCAGATTTATATGGGAATTATAAAGGTATAAATTCTTATTTGGCATTTCCATTGCTAAAAGATACACTATCTCTTTCACTAAGAGGTCAATATAAAACAAGGGAAAAGAGCAATCTAAAATGGCCTACACAGACAGATCTAAGCAATCCAAACACAGCATATCCTAGTCATTCTCCCGGTGCATTTGATATGGGTAATATAGGCACAAGACTTAATTGGACTATAAATGAACAAAATAATATGTATTTTGATGCGGAGCATTATTTTCAAAAAACAGCTACAAACAATACTTCAGGTAAAAGTGTAGCGGTAAATAAAAAGTATAGAAAGAATAATTTACTATTAAATCACGATGGATATTATCACTTTGGGACGCTAAATACATATCTGCAATCACAAACAACAAGCGAGGTCGGTAGTAGCTCTATTGCAGGTAATGGTGCTGTAAGTAAAGGTGCAAGATTGGATAGTGAAGTCTATATCGCTGAAAGCAAGGCAATAATCCCAATTAGTATGGGGAATCTTGGTGGCATGTCTTTAAGTGCTGGAGCACAATTTATGTATGAAAATTTCGTAACTTTTGCTTCTAGTGCTGGAGCTTTGCAAGGTAAAGATCAAGATCAAACAACAATTTCTCCATATGCTGAAGCAGAATATTACATAACAGATTCTCTTATTTTAACTGGTGGTTTGAGATATGCAAAGAGTGATTTATTTGATGGGGAATTCATACCTAGAGGATATTTGGTATATCATCTAACTGATAATATAACCTTAAAAGGTGGGGTAGCAAAGGGCTATAAAACACCAGAAGCAAAAGTGCTAACTAGTGGAGAATATAGTTTAGGCTACTATGGGAATCCAAATTTAAAGCCAGAATCTAGTATTAACTATGAATTGGGAACTATATTTGATTTTAATCATTATGGAAATGTAAGTATTACAGCGTTTCAAACCGAGTTTAGAGATGAGATATCAAGTGAAATGTATGATTATCAAGCTATGTTGCCAAATGGTGCAGAATGTTCTGTAGATACTGGTTGTTATTATTCTGTAAATAGAGGTAGAAATGAGGCTTTAGGAGTTGAGGTTGCACTAACTAGTGGAGAGTATAAAGGCTTTAGTGCAAATGTTTCTTATACATTTTTGGATAAAAAATATAAAGATGGGATAAAAAATGTCCTTGGTGGAGATAGGGTTGAGAATGCTCCTAGACACACAGCAATTTTGAAATTAAATTACACTAGTGGTAAGCTTAGCTCATATATTAAAGCAACAGGTAGATATGATACTTTAGCTAAATCTAAAGGTGGTGGGAATCGACCTATACTGGGATTAGATAAGTATAAAGATTTTTATGTTGTTGATTTGGGTATGAGTTATAAGTTATCAAAGTCTTCAAGCATTAGTTTGGCCATTAATAATTTGTTTGATAGAGATTTCTTTGTTCCACATGAGTATTTAAATAATGGCAATGTAGCATATGTAAATAGTTATAAAGACTACTATGAAGGCAGAAATATGTGGATTAACTATAAGTTTGAATTTTAA